One genomic segment of Lampris incognitus isolate fLamInc1 chromosome 2, fLamInc1.hap2, whole genome shotgun sequence includes these proteins:
- the LOC130107797 gene encoding rho GTPase-activating protein 40 isoform X1 has product MQSPVALLLLGKSATLRETRSGNTLTPTPSQQDRSELSVSATLRLFLDSSGIVDMGGREELVVSRLAHTMQFHRTRLNRFRLRPIRSPGSGRRGKVFSPIPKTSRDLSPTEMNVEPWASPQDQAAAEHTYPTHTPSLLSAQDQEQHPDKLCLDSFWSEVETIQQGSGYTDLDSTRRDSKQSEEGDQEEQWLADAGLSTLISEDSEDVNNAVLLSTLTRTQAEAVQRRLESYTLSLRKRNKPPPRDVRDIFDSPITQTLLTNSQHSEDLAPNSMASVAKTPLSDLQQQHHGAPKEEIFFTDVAYCEQAVIFLKQAKLPQNNGHRRKEDGTLPRVICPRCRLGVTRVQDLSHADMKKVRQLALIDMTALSDLLELEVKRHKTCKRKIPESALFGVPLATLLENDQKVKPNTSTPLFLQALLSFLEKKGLDSEGILRVPGSQSRIKLLQQSLETTFYSGAMSWDDISPNDAAALLKKFIREMPSPLLTAEHLNTFSAVRDITELKQKLHMLNLLILLLPEPNRNTLKALLEFLSKVISREKRNRMNLWAVATIMAPNLFLHKAVPSRLTEGAEKEKGQVEKAADIMRLLIRYQDLLWTIPNFLMSQVRKLNENSNRRYQFYDRRIKNLLRKIHTDSRDKPEKNTSEPRRTVKIQVGDLVSSTMEVQVNINSRASDLLAQFHRQFLCSPDNGKGKLRRNGSVTYPDCAIYEVGGNIGEHCVDLETHLLDLYNSNPGGEWFIKLKPNASRGL; this is encoded by the exons ATGCAAAGCCCTGTGGCATTGCTCTTACTCGGCAAGTCAGCTACACTCAGAGAAACCAGATCAGgcaacacactcacacccacaccgaGTCAGCAGGACAGATCTGAACTTAGTGTTAGTGCTACACTGCGGTTGTTTCTGGATTCGTCTGGCATTGTGGATATGGGAGGCAGAGAGGAGCTGGTGGTGAGTAGACTGGCTCACACCATGCAGTTTCATCGCACAAGGCTGAACCGATTCAGGCTCCGTCCGATCCGAAGCCCGGGCAGTGGCAGGCGTGGGAAAGTATTTTCCCCCATCCCAAAAACATCCAG AGATCTTAGCCCCACCGAGATGAACGTGGAGCCCTGGGCTAGCCCGCAGGACCAGGCAGCCGCTGAGCACACGTACCCCACGCACACCCCGTCGCTGCTGTCAGCCCAGGACCAGGAGCAGCACCCTGACAAACTGTGCCTGGACTCTTTCTGGAGTGAGGTGGAGACCATACAACAGGGGAGTGGCTACACGGATCTCGACAGCACCAGGAGAGATTCCAAACAGTCAGAAG aAGGTGACCAGGAGGAACAGTGGCTTGCTGATGCCGGTCTTTCCACACTGATCAGCGAGGACAGTGAGGATGTCAACAATGCAGTTCTGCTGTCCACCTTGACTCGGACCCAGGCTGAGGCCGTCCAGCGTAGACTGGAATCCTACACACTGTCCCTCCGCAAGAGGAACAAACCACCGCCCCGCGACGTCCGAGACATATTTGACTCCCCGATCACTCAG accCTCCTCACCAATTCCCAGCACAGCGAGGACCTAGCCCCAAACAGTATGGCATCAGTCGCCAAAACACCGCTATCAG ACCTTCAACAGCAGCATCATGGGGCCCCCAAAGAGGAAATCTTCTTCACAGACGTGGCCTACTGCGAACAGGCTGTCATCTTCCTCAAACAAGCCAAACTGCCCCAGAACAACGGCCACCGCAGGAAAGAGGATGGCACCCTGCCT AGAGTTATTTGCCCCCGGTGTCGTCTGGGGGTGACCCGTGTGCAGGACCTGTCTCACGCCGACATGAAAAAGGTCCGTCAGCTGGCTCTCATAGACATGACTGCCCTGTCTGACCTTCTGGAACTGGAGGTGAAGAGGCACAAGACCTGCAAAAGAAAAATCCCAG AGAGCGCTCTCTTTGGCGTGCCCCTGGCCACCCTGCTGGAGAATGACCAGAAAGTCAAGCCCAACACCTCAACCCCTCTCTTCCTGCAGGCG TTACTGTCCTTCCTTGAGAAGAAGGGGCTCGATTCTGAGGGGATCCTGCGGGTTCCAGGATCTCAGTCCAGGATCAAG CTGCTGCAACAGAGCCTGGAGACAACTTTCTACTCAGGAGCAATGAGCTGGGATGACATCAGTCCCAACGATGCCGCCGCGCTGCTCAAGAAATTCATCCGAGAGATGCCCTCCCCTCTGCTCACCGCCGAGCACCTCAACACTTTCAGCGCCGTCAGAG ACATCACAGAGCTGAAGCAGAAGCTCCACATGTTgaacctgcttatcctgctgctGCCTGAGCCCAACAGGAACACActgaag GCTCTTCTGGAGTTCCTCAGCAAGGTGATATCCAGGGAGAagagaaacaggatgaacctgtggGCCGTGGCGACCATCATGGCACCCAACCTCTTCCTCCACAAGGCGGTGCCCAGCAGGCTGACCGAGGGGgcggagaaggagaaggggcaGGTGGAGAAGGCCGCTGACATCATGAGGCTCCTCATTCGCTACCAGGACCTGCTCTGGACG ATCCCTAACTTCCTGATGAGCCAGGTGCGTAAACTGAACGAGAACAGTAACCGGCGCTACCAGTTCTACGATCGCAGAATCAAAAACCTGCTGAGGAAGATCCACACGGACAGCCGGGACAAACCCGAAAAGAATACCTCAGAG CCACGCCGTACAGTGAAGATCCAGGTCGGAGATCTGGTGAGCAGCACCATGGAGGTCCAGGTCAACATCAACTCTCGGGCGTCGGACCTCCTCGCCCAGTTTCACCGCCAGTTCCTATGCAGCCCCGACAATGGCAAGGGCAAGCTGCGGAG
- the LOC130107797 gene encoding rho GTPase-activating protein 40 isoform X2 — protein sequence MPWGRSGSVARQLLAGRTNVRVKARDLSPTEMNVEPWASPQDQAAAEHTYPTHTPSLLSAQDQEQHPDKLCLDSFWSEVETIQQGSGYTDLDSTRRDSKQSEEGDQEEQWLADAGLSTLISEDSEDVNNAVLLSTLTRTQAEAVQRRLESYTLSLRKRNKPPPRDVRDIFDSPITQTLLTNSQHSEDLAPNSMASVAKTPLSDLQQQHHGAPKEEIFFTDVAYCEQAVIFLKQAKLPQNNGHRRKEDGTLPRVICPRCRLGVTRVQDLSHADMKKVRQLALIDMTALSDLLELEVKRHKTCKRKIPESALFGVPLATLLENDQKVKPNTSTPLFLQALLSFLEKKGLDSEGILRVPGSQSRIKLLQQSLETTFYSGAMSWDDISPNDAAALLKKFIREMPSPLLTAEHLNTFSAVRDITELKQKLHMLNLLILLLPEPNRNTLKALLEFLSKVISREKRNRMNLWAVATIMAPNLFLHKAVPSRLTEGAEKEKGQVEKAADIMRLLIRYQDLLWTIPNFLMSQVRKLNENSNRRYQFYDRRIKNLLRKIHTDSRDKPEKNTSEPRRTVKIQVGDLVSSTMEVQVNINSRASDLLAQFHRQFLCSPDNGKGKLRRNGSVTYPDCAIYEVGGNIGEHCVDLETHLLDLYNSNPGGEWFIKLKPNASRGL from the exons ATGCCGTGGGGCAGAAGCGGATCGGTGGCCCGGCAGCTCCTCGCCGGCCGAACCAACGTACGGGTCAAGGCCAG AGATCTTAGCCCCACCGAGATGAACGTGGAGCCCTGGGCTAGCCCGCAGGACCAGGCAGCCGCTGAGCACACGTACCCCACGCACACCCCGTCGCTGCTGTCAGCCCAGGACCAGGAGCAGCACCCTGACAAACTGTGCCTGGACTCTTTCTGGAGTGAGGTGGAGACCATACAACAGGGGAGTGGCTACACGGATCTCGACAGCACCAGGAGAGATTCCAAACAGTCAGAAG aAGGTGACCAGGAGGAACAGTGGCTTGCTGATGCCGGTCTTTCCACACTGATCAGCGAGGACAGTGAGGATGTCAACAATGCAGTTCTGCTGTCCACCTTGACTCGGACCCAGGCTGAGGCCGTCCAGCGTAGACTGGAATCCTACACACTGTCCCTCCGCAAGAGGAACAAACCACCGCCCCGCGACGTCCGAGACATATTTGACTCCCCGATCACTCAG accCTCCTCACCAATTCCCAGCACAGCGAGGACCTAGCCCCAAACAGTATGGCATCAGTCGCCAAAACACCGCTATCAG ACCTTCAACAGCAGCATCATGGGGCCCCCAAAGAGGAAATCTTCTTCACAGACGTGGCCTACTGCGAACAGGCTGTCATCTTCCTCAAACAAGCCAAACTGCCCCAGAACAACGGCCACCGCAGGAAAGAGGATGGCACCCTGCCT AGAGTTATTTGCCCCCGGTGTCGTCTGGGGGTGACCCGTGTGCAGGACCTGTCTCACGCCGACATGAAAAAGGTCCGTCAGCTGGCTCTCATAGACATGACTGCCCTGTCTGACCTTCTGGAACTGGAGGTGAAGAGGCACAAGACCTGCAAAAGAAAAATCCCAG AGAGCGCTCTCTTTGGCGTGCCCCTGGCCACCCTGCTGGAGAATGACCAGAAAGTCAAGCCCAACACCTCAACCCCTCTCTTCCTGCAGGCG TTACTGTCCTTCCTTGAGAAGAAGGGGCTCGATTCTGAGGGGATCCTGCGGGTTCCAGGATCTCAGTCCAGGATCAAG CTGCTGCAACAGAGCCTGGAGACAACTTTCTACTCAGGAGCAATGAGCTGGGATGACATCAGTCCCAACGATGCCGCCGCGCTGCTCAAGAAATTCATCCGAGAGATGCCCTCCCCTCTGCTCACCGCCGAGCACCTCAACACTTTCAGCGCCGTCAGAG ACATCACAGAGCTGAAGCAGAAGCTCCACATGTTgaacctgcttatcctgctgctGCCTGAGCCCAACAGGAACACActgaag GCTCTTCTGGAGTTCCTCAGCAAGGTGATATCCAGGGAGAagagaaacaggatgaacctgtggGCCGTGGCGACCATCATGGCACCCAACCTCTTCCTCCACAAGGCGGTGCCCAGCAGGCTGACCGAGGGGgcggagaaggagaaggggcaGGTGGAGAAGGCCGCTGACATCATGAGGCTCCTCATTCGCTACCAGGACCTGCTCTGGACG ATCCCTAACTTCCTGATGAGCCAGGTGCGTAAACTGAACGAGAACAGTAACCGGCGCTACCAGTTCTACGATCGCAGAATCAAAAACCTGCTGAGGAAGATCCACACGGACAGCCGGGACAAACCCGAAAAGAATACCTCAGAG CCACGCCGTACAGTGAAGATCCAGGTCGGAGATCTGGTGAGCAGCACCATGGAGGTCCAGGTCAACATCAACTCTCGGGCGTCGGACCTCCTCGCCCAGTTTCACCGCCAGTTCCTATGCAGCCCCGACAATGGCAAGGGCAAGCTGCGGAG